The Hypanus sabinus isolate sHypSab1 unplaced genomic scaffold, sHypSab1.hap1 scaffold_275, whole genome shotgun sequence genomic interval cccttgcCAGGGTCCAGACAtgcagtgagaccccacacacccctgacagggctcTGACCCACAGTGCTACCCCAAACATAACTGACAGGGTCATGACACTGTAAGACCTCACACCACCTGAGAGGGCCGTGACAGACTACGAGATCCCCAACACACCTGGTTGGGTCCTGACACACTACGAAAACCCAcatacccctgacagggccctgacacattgagagacccctcacacccctgaCAAGGTGCAGTCACAATGTGAGAACCCAAAGACACGTTTTAGGGTCATGACAcaatgtgagaccccacacacctcacaggGTCCGGatgcactgtgagaccccacacacccttgacagtgtcctaacacactgtgagaccccacacacccctgacagggtcctgacacgctgagagacaccacacacccctgacagggacctgacatGCTGAGAGACCGCTCACACACCTGATTGGGTTAAAAGCCACTTTGCGATGCCACACACCCCACCCAGCCATCCACAGTGCATGTGCTGTTGCGCAAAGTTACTTGTTTGTATTTTGAATCAGTgacggtgggaggggagggggagctgTGACTCCGCGTCCTGTTCCTTTGACAGAATGCCCACTACCCTCTTCTCTATCTCCATACGCCGCATCAACACAAGGGATTAAAAGTTTCTTCCACAGAAGAAAATTATATCTGTGACAGTAGTGGGAGATTGTCTGGTACGGGACAGTCGggggtcagtaaactaccagggaaaTACTCACCTTCACAGCACAGTTAATGTGAAAATGTGATGATCTGGTGTTTATGACCAGGCCTCTCTGTCCAGTCAGCGGTCTGTTAATTGAATTTACTTTACTGTACGAGCATCCATTGGTGAATCCAATCAATACAACAGCTCTGAGCTAACTCTTGTGTGCATAAatacagagttctgagttgaggcatctaacagtttgtccactgtctgttcccatggaagatgttcaacagaaacacaaggagactctgcgggcacaaactgaaacactgagagtgaacacgatcctgatgagggagaaggtgaaggttttccagctggttgatcgatacgctgagctcacagtcatttctactgttcgagaccggagactggtagaacatgagctgctggcaagaggcagagaccacgagaagtggagagaaaaaaatctccGTGGACACCTGGAAAAACTCCGGATAGatcagttgttccagagcagctttttTCGAAGTCAGTCCGAATCTGGGAGTTCAGCAGCAGCggccggagtcccggggatcgggaaaacaacaatggtacaaaagattgtttatgactgggccatggggaaaatataccaacagttccagtttgtctttagtttcaaattccgggatttaaacacCTTTAACAACCgaataaacctgaaggaactgattctggatcaatatccttactttgggaatatcctgagagaggtctggaagaacccagagggattgctgtttatatttgatggtttggatgaattcaatgacaAAATTGATTTTTCTGACAGTAGGAGAGATACTGAACCTCAGTTCACATGCACTgatcctgaattcaagtgcaaggtgtctgacattgtgtacagtttaatccagggcaagctgctcccagggtgttcagtgctggtgaccacccgtcccactgcgttacatttattggaaaaggcggatatcagtgtctgggctgaaatcctgggatttgttgatgaggaacggaaggaatatttcatcaggtattttgaagatcagacggtggcagcagctgttttcaaacacgtggaGGAGaatgagatcctgtacaccatgagctacaacccctcctactgctggatcctcgctctggcactgggccccttcttcacacaaagagtcagggacccacagcgagttcccaagaccatcacccaactgtactcctactatatttacaacattctgaaaaaccacggccgtgagattgggaacccccgtgatgtgttactcagggttggtcagatggcctacaGAGGAGTGTCTGAGAGGAAGATtgtatttacagatggagatttgatcaactacaGTCTGCAgacttcccagttcctgtccgggttcctgatggagcttttggagagagaggattctgcccggagtgtggtgtacacattcccacacctcaccatccaagagtttgtagctgcagttgcacaattcctgaatccacatcccggggatatcatgaaattcctcactgaagtccacagcacgacagatgggcgatttgaggtatttctccgttttgttgctggtctctcctccccaatgacagctcggggcctggaggagtttctgggtccatttcccaatgaaacaacctgccgggtgattgactgggtgaaggaggaggttaaacgccagagtggaaacacgagtgaagctggtaaaaggagcctcctgaacacattgcactacctgtttgagtctcagaatcgtggactggctcaggccgctctgggatctgtggaaacactttcattccgtGGAATGACACtaaccccgattgactgcgcggtcctgtctcatgtcatcggactctgtgatacaataaaacacctcgacctgcAGAAGTGCCACATTCAGTgcgaaggaatccagcggctgggacccgggctgcacaagtgccaggagttgaggtaacttggtttatctctcactctgaactgtgaaactgtctcattgtgttgtttcaatgtaaagggatttcggtaaatttgtagtaaatcagattgtgaagaattggGACAAACGCCAAGGGGATcagtcagtaattccccaaggacgggagggttctgtggttccttgtgaagggatgttggagaccaTCAGATCAGGGAACAacggccattggtttaatggtagtaaagcacaggaatggccgtgtttctcgctgcctttgacacgtccattgacaatgttgcttctcactgttactgacacccagaccgacactgactgcagcaggtgggtcagagattcacacccccttcccggtgagggacaagagaccgtcagcagactgtcccagtgagaatgaaagaaatacaattgtgagattgtcctgtcctgcccttccccgtgtgtgactaTCTTTTCCCATCGGTATACTGCTGTGGGACTTCTCGTCCCcattccacttcctcctgtgggatctcccatcaTTATCTCCTTCCTCCAGAGGGAcgactcttccccatccccttcctatcGCAGAATCTGTCTTTCTATCCCTTTCCCTCAGGTGGGGTCTCTTCCACGGTGTCCCATGGACACTTTcacaaatcttcctcactgtgggACTTTCTCCCATCCTTCATCCCTGCCCCTCCTGACGCTGTCACATCAGGGACACTTTTCTAACCATCAGGGAATGGGACAGAATATGtggagtttacagggtcacaccgacagacgaaattactgacattcggtgaataccctggagctgggcagtgagggacgttgacagtgatgggaactacgatcagtgatttactgaagggtttaatgtttcctgaaatatccgagtgagagaaattcccccagacccacggtttgaatcactttgttcatcaatctgtctgtttgtgtttagacttgggtggaatgaactgggagattcaggagtgaaactggtgtctgcggctctgaggaacccggagtgtaaaatacagaaactggggtaatTACCAGACtttgggagattgtgtttacagtcactgggtgtctgacactgagaaTGAATGTGATCAGTAGAaaccaagaaacaaagaaaacatacaggacaatacaggcccttcacccacaAACCTGTACCGAACACGTCCCCTGCCTTTGAACTACCTAGGCtctacccatagctctctatttttctgagttccatgtagccatccaggagtctcttcaagACCCTGTGgtttccgtctccaccaccgctgccgacagcccattccatgcactcaccacgcaCTGtgtaaaaaattacccctgacatctcctctgtacctaattccaagcaccttaaaaatatgccctctcgtgctagccatttcaaccctggggaaaagcttctgactatccatatgatcgatgcctctcattatcttttacacctctaccaagtcgcctctcatcctccgtcgctccaagagaAAAAGctgggttcactcaacctattctcctaaggcatgctccccaatccaggcaacacccttgtaaatctcctctgcaccctttctatgggttccacgtccttcctatggtaaggcgaccagaaatgagcagagTACTCGAAGTGGCATCTGACCAGGATCCTGtatagcttcaacattacctgTCGGCTCTTAAACTGAATCCCACGGTTGATAAATGCCAATACACTGTAAGCCTTCTTAGCATAACATATGCATAGAATGCATAGCTTTCGTTATGCGTAGCAGCTTTGGGCGACCTACGGACTGAGCCCAATATCCCcacgatcctccacactgccaagagtcttaccgttaataccatattctgccatcacatttgacctatcaaaatgaaccacctcacacttatctgggttgaactccatctgccgcttctcagcccagttttgcatcttatcagtgtcccattgtaatctctgacagccatccacactatccaaaacacctccaacctttgtgtcatctgcaaatttactaacccacccctccacttcttcatccaggtcatttatgcaaatcacaaagagtatggtcccagaaccgatcctccaggcacaccactggccaccggcctccatgcagaatatgacccatctacaaccactctttgcctgctttgggcaagccagttctggatccataaagcaatgtccccttggatcccaggcctctttacattctcaataagccttgcatggggtaccttatcaaatgccttgctgaaatccatatacactatatctactgctctacatttatcaatgtgcttagtcatatcctcaaaaaattcaatcaggctcataaggcacgacctgccgttgacaaagccatgctgattattactaatcatattttgcctctccagatgttcatacactctacctctcaggatcttctccatcaacttaccaaccactgaagtaacagTCACTAGCCTAAAATTTCCCAGGCTATCCCAACTccgtttcttgaataaggaaacaacatcagcaaccctccaatcctcctcaACCTCTCCCGTCGTCagtgatgatgcaaggatcattgccagaggctcagcaatctcctccctcgcttcccacagtagcctggggtacaatcCTTCATGGCCcggtaacttatccaacttgatgttttccaaacgCCCCAgcacaatttcttttttaatatctacattctaaagatctttcagtccactgcaagtcatccctacaatcgccaagatccttttccatcatgaatgctgaagcaaatgattcattaaatacctccgctatttcctccggttccatacgcacttttccattgtcacacttgtttggtcttattctctcacatcctatcctcttgctcttcacatacttgcagaatgctttggggttttccttaatcttgtccgccaaggccttctcatggccccttccagctctcctgatttcattcttcaggtccttcctgccagccttataACCTTCCAGATTCATGTCATTACCTCGTTTTTGAACCTGTCAGGAGCTCTTCctttcttcctgactagatttacaacggcctttgtacaccacggatcttgtaccctcccatcctttccatgtctcattagaacgtacctactcagaaccccacgcaaatatcccctgaacatttgctacatttcttcggtatgtttccctgaaaacatctgtttccaattcatGCTTACAAGTTCCAGACTGATAGGCTCATAGTACCCCTTACTCCAAAAAGGTTTccctaacttgcctgttcctatccctctctaatgctatggtaaaagagacagaattgtgatcactatctccaaaatgctgtcccactgacagACCTGACATCTGGCCAGGttgatttcccaataccagatcaagtacagcctctcctcttgtaggcttatctaaatagtgtgtcaagaaaccttcctgaacacacctaacacacTCCACCCCGTCAAAACCCTTCACtctcgggagatgccaatcaatatctgggaaattaaaatctcacacTTCAAAAGCCTGTTATTATTAcctctttccagaatctgtttcacTATCTGCtactcgatgtccctgttactgttggatggtctatacaaaacacccagtagagttattgaccccttcctgttcctaacttccacccacagagactccacagACAGTCCCTCCATGAGTTCCTCCATTTCTGCCGCCGTgagactatctctgatcaacagtctTAGCCCCACCTctttttttcctccctccctgtcctttctgaaacaattAAAGCCTGGCCCtcaaagtagccattcctgcccctcagCCATCCTAGTCTCTGTAACGGGCACactatcatagctccaagtgttgATCCATTATCTAAGCTCAGtcgctttattcatgatactcctcgcattaaaatagacatgtCTCAAACAATCGGACTGactgcgtcccttctctatcaacttcctatcctccctctcgcactatcTGCAAATTGTCTCAATTTGTCAGCctacctccctttcctccatcacatCAGAGTCGCCGATCACTACTGccttcttcttcctttccctgcccttctgagccacagggccactGTTGCCTCCAGCAGGTAGGCTGTCCACACCCCCCTTCAGCAGTACTTGAACAGGGGCACTTACCTTCAAGGGGTacagtcacaggggtactctctagtaccggcttcttgcccttccctctcctgactgtgacccacttcttcagtctcccgtggctctggtgtgactacctgcctgtaactcctctctgtcacctcctcgctctccctgaccagacgaaggtcatcgagctgcatctccagttccctaactcggtccctaaggagctgcagctcgacacaccgggtgcagatgttgccgtccgggaggctgggagtctgcaggatctcccacatctgacaccgagcacagaaacccagcctcacacacatactctctgtctgtatcataaacagataacctacctcgcctcgaccctttatcgccgaagccccgttaggccaaagccttcctactctgtctcccgctcctctgacgctcactctgtaaatctgtcttccttttaaactcttatcgttgttctcactggccgacctgcccagtcgtgctgaagaaaatcaaatcagtaattgtgttactgataaacactcgggatttgtaccgtctcctgtctctctgtgtccttcaccctcactttctctcatctccag includes:
- the LOC132388169 gene encoding NACHT, LRR and PYD domains-containing protein 3-like yields the protein MEDVQQKHKETLRAQTETLRVNTILMREKVKVFQLVDRYAELTVISTVRDRRLVEHELLARGRDHEKWREKNLRGHLEKLRIDQLFQSSFFRSQSESGSSAAAAGVPGIGKTTMVQKIVYDWAMGKIYQQFQFVFSFKFRDLNTFNNRINLKELILDQYPYFGNILREVWKNPEGLLFIFDGLDEFNDKIDFSDSRRDTEPQFTCTDPEFKCKVSDIVYSLIQGKLLPGCSVLVTTRPTALHLLEKADISVWAEILGFVDEERKEYFIRYFEDQTVAAAVFKHVEENEILYTMSYNPSYCWILALALGPFFTQRVRDPQRVPKTITQLYSYYIYNILKNHGREIGNPRDVLLRVGQMAYRGVSERKIVFTDGDLINYSLQTSQFLSGFLMELLEREDSARSVVYTFPHLTIQEFVAAVAQFLNPHPGDIMKFLTEVHSTTDGRFEVFLRFVAGLSSPMTARGLEEFLGPFPNETTCRVIDWVKEEVKRQSGNTSEAGKRSLLNTLHYLFESQNRGLAQAALGSVETLSFRGMTLTPIDCAVLSHVIGLCDTIKHLDLQKCHIQCEGIQRLGPGLHKCQELRLGWNELGDSGVKLVSAALRNPECKIQKLGLDNVGLTDSDAEDLAALSANSSLTELDLSDNELGDSGVKLVSAALRNSECKIQKMWLFNVGLTDSGAEDLVSALSTNPSLTVLYLGLNSLTNRSVPGLRRLILTLPSLELILLDGNQFSETGRKELRSLQEPRPGLRVSV